The Pyramidobacter piscolens W5455 genome segment CGATTCGCCGACGTTCAAGCTGCGCCAGAACGCCGAAGTGCCTTCCGCAGGCAGCACGGTGCGTCTCAGCGTGGAGGGCTACGGCGGGGCCATCATGCGCTCGTGGCTCGACAAACCGCTGTCCGTGGCCGGACGCGTTTTCGTCAAAAAGGGTGCGGGACTTGCCTCCAAACTGATCGACATCGACCGCGACCTGCTCGTCATCCCCAGCCTGGCTATCCACATGAATCGGGAGATGAACAAGGGCGTCGAGCTCAAAGCCAACGTTGACATGCTGCCGCTGTTTTCCATGCAGGGGGAGGAGGGCGCGTTCCGGCGCCTGGTCGCCGAGGCCGCGGGCGTCGGTGCGGACGACGTGGTTTCGACGGAGCTGTTCCTTTATCCGCGCACGCCCGGCACGCTGGTGGGGCTGAACGGAGAGTTCATCGTTTCGCCGCGGCTCGACGACCTCGAATGCGTGTTCTGCTGCTATACCGGTTTTGTCGAGAGCGAAAGCGCGCCGTCCGCTTCGGCGCCGCTGTTCTGCGTCTTCAATAACGAAGAAGTGGGCAGCGGCAGCCGCCAGGGCGCCAATTCCACATTTTTGGAAGACACCGTCGGCCGCATCTGCGGCGCGCTGGACATGAGCGCCGACGAGCGCGGCGCGGCCGTCGCCGACAGCTTCATGATCTCCGCCGACAACGCCCACGCGATCCATCCCGCGCATTCCGAATACGCCGACGGCAACGAGTTCCCCGTATTGAACGGCGGCGTCGTCATCAAGTACAACGCCGCGCAGA includes the following:
- a CDS encoding M18 family aminopeptidase, with translation MKNDVSRRLIDFLDGSPTCYQAIENLSSRLREKGYAPLRESERWSLERGGKYFTTRGESSLIAFRLPAGELRGFMLTASHSDSPTFKLRQNAEVPSAGSTVRLSVEGYGGAIMRSWLDKPLSVAGRVFVKKGAGLASKLIDIDRDLLVIPSLAIHMNREMNKGVELKANVDMLPLFSMQGEEGAFRRLVAEAAGVGADDVVSTELFLYPRTPGTLVGLNGEFIVSPRLDDLECVFCCYTGFVESESAPSASAPLFCVFNNEEVGSGSRQGANSTFLEDTVGRICGALDMSADERGAAVADSFMISADNAHAIHPAHSEYADGNEFPVLNGGVVIKYNAAQKYTTDGLSGAVFSRLCELAGVPVQRYSNRADLPGGSTLGNISGSHLSVPTVDIGLPQLAMHSCYEIAGVKDAEYLIEAVRAFYGKSFRHGADGRIALE